One window from the genome of Oryctolagus cuniculus chromosome 1, mOryCun1.1, whole genome shotgun sequence encodes:
- the LOC100357429 gene encoding olfactory receptor 1L4-like: METKNHSTSTSGFILLGLSSNPHLQRPLFAVFLAMYLVTVVGNVLIILAIHSDSRLHTPMYFFLSNLSFMDICFTTVIVPKMLVNLLSETKAISYVGCLVQMYFFMALANTDSYLLASMAVDRLVAICYPLHYDVAMNPRRCLFLLLGSCTISHLHALFRVLLMSRLSFCASHVIKHFFCDTQPVLKLSCSDTSSSQIVVMTETLAVIVTPFLGILFSYLRIIIAVLRIPSAAGKWKAFSTCGSHLTVVALFYGSVIYVYFRPLSMYSVVKDRVATVMYTVVTPMLNPFIYSLRNKDMKRGLRKLRERIYS; this comes from the coding sequence ATGGAGACAaagaaccacagcaccagcacttcCGGCTTCATCCTCCTGGGCCTCTCTTCCAACCCGCACCTGCAGAGACCCCTCTTTGCCGTCTTCCTCGCCATGTACCTGGTCACCGTGGTGGGGAACGTGCTCATCATCCTGGCCATCCACTCCGACTCCAGgctccacacccccatgtacttttTCCTCAGCAACTTGTCCTTCATGGACATCTGCTTCACAACAGTCATTGTGCCCAAGATGCTCGTGAACTTGCTGTCTGAGACAAAGGCCATCTCCTACGTAGGCTGCCTGGTCCAGATGTACTTCTTCATGGCTCTGGCAAACACGGACAGCTACCTGCTGGCCTCCATGGCCGTCGACCGCCTGGTGGCCATCTGCTACCCCTTGCACTATGACGTGGCTATGAACCCACGACGGtgcctcttcctgctgctggggtCTTGCACCATCTCCCACCTGCACGCGCTCTTCCGCGTGCTGCTCATGTCCCgcctgtctttctgtgcctcccaTGTCATCAAGCACTTTTTCTGTGACACCCAGCCTGTGCTGAAGCTGTCCTGCTCCGACACATCCTCCAGCCAGATCGTGGTCATGACCGAGACCCTGGCTGTCATTGTGACCCCCTTCCTGGGCATCCTCTTCTCCTACCTGCGAATCATCATCGCTGTGCTCAGAATCCCCTCTGCAGCGGGGAAGTGGaaggccttctccacctgtggctcccacCTCACCGTAGTGGCCCTGTTCTATGGCAGTGTCATCTACGTCTACTTCAGGCCCCTGTCCATGTACTCAGTGGTGAAGGACCGGGTGGCCACGGTTATGTACACAGTAGTGACGCCCATGCTCAACCCtttcatctacagcctgaggaacaaaGACATGAAGAGAGGCTTGAGGAAATTAAGGGAGAGAATTTACTCATAG